The region CTGCCGTTATGACCATTGCCACTTGCTACAGGCTGAGACTTTACGCTGGGCTGCTTGTGGCGACATTGACCGCTGTCGCGATGGTCGAAGTCATTCACAGCAATTATCTCATTTCATTTTTCATTCGGTTGGGAACGACTACAACCGGATTGCTCGTATCGACCGTTGTCAATCTAATTATTTTTCCGCCCGATTATACAGATGAAATTACCCGTAAATTACAGCAGACGGCAAAACAAACAGGAATTGTCATAAGGAAGGTTTACCAAAATATACTGGGGAATCAAAATGTAACTGACAATAATGTAGAACATGCTTCAGATCAATTGGACACCATCATCCACAGTGCAGAAAAACTTGTCCGGTTTCAAACAGAAGAATCCAAATATCATCCACTGGCCGGCAGTGATAAACAGAAATTTGATCATGCGGAGAAGCAATTAATTCGGTTGCGTTTGATTCATTATCACGCAAGAAATGTCATTCGACTTCCATCAACTACTATTACCTGGACTGACGAGGAACGCTCCATTATCTTTCAGGCTGTGGATAAGTTGTCAGATGCACTGATTCATAAAAACACCTATAATGCTGCAATGCATCAAAAACATTTGAAACAAATTACGGAAATTTTTTGGAAGGTTGATAAGCGCATACCGGGAGAAACAACAAATTTTCCGGAAGAATACGTCATGCTCTATGAACTGGTTTCCATCTACAATCTGGCAGCCAATTATCACAAAAAGCCCCAATGACATGAGGCTTTAGGGGAGGTTCGCACGTTTTGGCCGGGTTTTGCGCGATATTCGCCACGCACGCTTTTTCGATAAATTTTTTAAACTAAATCATTTTTAAACGCATAAATAACTGCCTGCGTACGATCATGCACTTCCAGTTTTCCGAGAATATTACTGACATGGACTTTTACTGTTTTCAGGGCGATGTACAATTCATCAGCAATTTCCTGATTGGTTTTCCCCTGGGCAATCAGCAACAATATTTCCATCTCACGGTCTGTCAACTGATCATGCAACACATCGGCAGGCTTCTCTCGCATCCGGTTCATAATCTTGCCGGTGACTTCCGGTTCCAGAATCGATTCTCCTTCATACGTCTTTCGT is a window of Virgibacillus ihumii DNA encoding:
- a CDS encoding aromatic acid exporter family protein; amino-acid sequence: MTRFKIAGSRTVKTGLSVFVTAWICVLLDWPPVFAVITAIVTIEPTVSDSIKKGIVRFPASAIGSAYAVLFISLFGNSPLTYTLAAVMTIATCYRLRLYAGLLVATLTAVAMVEVIHSNYLISFFIRLGTTTTGLLVSTVVNLIIFPPDYTDEITRKLQQTAKQTGIVIRKVYQNILGNQNVTDNNVEHASDQLDTIIHSAEKLVRFQTEESKYHPLAGSDKQKFDHAEKQLIRLRLIHYHARNVIRLPSTTITWTDEERSIIFQAVDKLSDALIHKNTYNAAMHQKHLKQITEIFWKVDKRIPGETTNFPEEYVMLYELVSIYNLAANYHKKPQ